Proteins co-encoded in one Vibrio fortis genomic window:
- a CDS encoding glutamate synthase subunit beta translates to MGKPTGFLEHGRELPKKLDPSVRIEDNKEFVLNEEFGDKINTQASRCMDCGVPFCHSGCPIGNIIPEFNDAVYRDSWEEAWNILSSTNNFPEFTGRVCPSPCESACVLGINQDPITICNIEKTIVETAYREGYAKPKTPRSRTGKTIAIIGSGPAGLAAAEQLNSAGHSVTVFERDEKVGGLLRFGIPDFKLGMDVIDRKINLMAEAGVEFKVNQHIGVDVNAQQLRQEFDVVLLTGGSTVPRDLPVPGRELKGVHFAMEFLGQNNRRANGMDLKTEEIHAKDKHVVVIGGGDTGSDCVGTSNRHKAASVTQVEIMPIPPEKRPANMPWPQYPMIMKTTTSHEEGCERHWNILTKEFIGNDKGEVTGLRIADIVWQDAKPGERPGFEEVANSERVIPCDMAFLAMGFLHPEPTGVLAQLDIKLDDRGNVATDGFATNQKGVFAAGDMRTGQSLVVRCINEGRECAIAIDDFLMGNSNLEAKANSLMLSA, encoded by the coding sequence ATGGGTAAGCCTACTGGATTTTTAGAACACGGTCGTGAGCTTCCTAAGAAGCTCGACCCATCAGTTCGTATCGAAGACAACAAAGAGTTCGTACTCAACGAAGAGTTTGGTGACAAGATCAATACTCAGGCTTCTCGTTGTATGGACTGTGGTGTCCCTTTCTGTCACAGCGGTTGTCCGATTGGTAACATCATCCCAGAATTTAACGATGCGGTTTACCGTGATAGCTGGGAAGAAGCTTGGAACATTCTAAGCTCAACCAACAACTTCCCTGAATTCACAGGTCGTGTGTGCCCTTCTCCTTGTGAGAGCGCATGTGTACTTGGTATCAACCAAGACCCAATCACTATCTGTAACATCGAGAAAACGATTGTAGAAACTGCGTACCGTGAAGGGTACGCAAAACCTAAAACACCACGTTCACGCACCGGCAAGACAATCGCAATCATCGGTTCTGGCCCTGCAGGTCTTGCAGCGGCAGAGCAGCTCAACAGTGCTGGTCACTCAGTAACCGTATTTGAGCGTGATGAGAAAGTTGGCGGTCTACTGCGTTTTGGTATCCCTGATTTCAAACTGGGTATGGACGTGATTGATCGTAAGATCAACCTAATGGCTGAAGCGGGTGTTGAGTTCAAAGTAAACCAACACATCGGTGTTGATGTGAATGCTCAACAACTTCGTCAAGAGTTCGATGTTGTGCTACTAACCGGTGGCTCAACAGTGCCACGTGATCTTCCAGTTCCAGGTCGTGAACTGAAAGGTGTTCACTTCGCAATGGAATTCCTAGGTCAAAACAACCGCCGTGCAAACGGTATGGATCTGAAGACTGAAGAGATTCACGCAAAAGATAAGCACGTTGTAGTTATCGGTGGTGGTGATACGGGCTCTGACTGTGTGGGTACTTCTAACCGTCATAAAGCAGCAAGCGTTACTCAGGTTGAGATCATGCCGATCCCGCCAGAGAAGCGCCCAGCGAATATGCCTTGGCCTCAGTATCCAATGATCATGAAGACAACTACTTCTCATGAAGAAGGTTGTGAGCGTCACTGGAATATCCTGACTAAAGAATTTATCGGTAACGATAAAGGCGAAGTCACTGGTCTACGTATTGCTGACATCGTTTGGCAAGATGCTAAGCCAGGTGAACGCCCAGGATTTGAAGAAGTGGCAAACTCAGAGCGTGTGATTCCATGTGATATGGCATTCCTAGCGATGGGCTTCCTACATCCAGAACCAACAGGCGTACTTGCTCAACTTGATATCAAACTGGATGATCGCGGTAACGTTGCGACTGACGGCTTTGCAACTAACCAAAAAGGTGTGTTTGCAGCGGGTGATATGCGTACTGGTCAATCTCTGGTTGTACGCTGTATCAACGAAGGTCGTGAATGTGCGATTGCTATCGATGATTTCCTAATGGGCAACTCTAACCTAGAAGCGAAAGCCAACTCTTTGATGCTTTCAGCATAG